The nucleotide window GTAAACCCCAAAACATTCTTCAAAAAATGATCACAATTCCAATTAATCATCGTCCAAAACACGTTTCCTCATCTGGGTTTTCACGCAATACTCATATGAAAACATATATATAAAGTTATTGATAAATGTGCACCCTTTGGGTCAAATGCGATTTCTTACATCTTTACTGACCTTTTTGAATATTGGGTTTTAGTCTTTTGACAAAAAGATGGATTCTTGTTGTGTTAGTTTCAATCCAAACATGCATGTGCAAAAAAGACCCAATTTTGTTGAAAATGGGTTCTGGGGAAAGAAAATAAACAGTTTTTGTAAAGTTTCAAGAACTGAAAGCAAGAGGTTGAAGAAGGTTGAAGTGGTTAGGTCTGTTGTTAAAGCACCAGTTGATGAGGAGATTTTGGTAAGCAGCATGTTGACAAAGATTAAAGATTGGAGGTTGATGTTATTTTGTTtgttgatatatatatttttttttgggtGCAGAGATTTGAGAGTCAGTTTTTTGATGAGAGAAAAGTAGAGCCTAAAACAGTGGCGTCCATTATCTTGGGTGGAGGTGCAGGGACCCGACTGTTTCCTCTTACTAACAAAAGAGCTAAACCAGCTGTAAGTCAAATGTTTCCAAATTTTGGTGTTTGGATCATCTTCAAAcccattattattatttattaccaTTTATGTTTACTGGTCATCATCACTtgatagttttattttattttagagtgaaatgccattttagtccgttggtttgggtcattttgacagtttagtctaaaggtcATTTTCGCCattgggtccaaaaaggtttcaccgttgccattttagtccattgggttaacttcatccatttttctgttaacgagaagggcaattcggtcattttatatgtaatctGTTAAATAGacgggcaattcggccatattaACTTTGAAGGgaagaaaaaagacaaaaaagctgGATGTTACCTGAAAAATCTGACCTGACcagattttggatgaaaatggcaacaaaattgaaaccagggacccaaattcaaaaggtttgagttttggactaaagtggtgtgaccaaacctcaggtactattttggcagtttactcaaattAATATATGTGATATGCTTTGTATCTATAATCTAAAATAATATGACACTAGTTTTGTCTTTTTTAGTGTGAATTTGCATTGTTAGTAAAATATTGAGATTGAAACAGAAAATATATGGAGTCTAGAAGTAGTAAATTAATCATGAATCGGTAACAAGATTTGAAAAAATTAAATATTGAAAATCTTGTGAAACCACTGATCCGGTTTGTCGGTTTCTGTCATAACCAAGTTGCGCGAGTAGAGGATGTTCAACAATACTCAACCGGACCCGTGGTGGTTCCTGGTCCGGCCGGGTGGGTCCGGTCATGTTCTAAGAACACTGAAGATAACTAGCACAGACAATTAATGACAAGGAAATAATCAGTTTTAGTTTGTTATTTCTAACCATTTAATAAACATGTTGCGTTCAGGTTAACCTATTTAACCTGTTTATTTAGACATGCCGTCAATTTAAAAAGAAAAGTTATATATACATTACTTTTTCAACTTGTTTACGACCCGCTTAACCCATTTGTTACAAGCTACCAACCCGTTTATCCTGTTTACAACTCGATTCCAACCCGTCAACCCGGTTGACTCCCTTAATTAATAGCAAGTTTTAATCATTTATAGACAAAATAATCAGATTTGAAGAGATTGATAAAAATTAGATTAATTAGTACTAATTGGTGTCAAATTACCTACCTATTTCTAGCTTTAGATCTTTAATCAGCTAATTATGAAATTTACTTGTTCTTGTTTAGATTCTTCAAGTCACGGCAATTAGTTTCGATTTGAAATGATTTACACAAGTTTTGTAgtgatttatattttaaaaatggGATATTATGCAGGTTCCAATTGGTGGATGTTACAGACTCATTGATGTTCCAATGAGTAATTGCATTAACAGTGGGATAAGGAAGATCTTTATCTTGACACAGTTTAATTCTTTTTCGCTCAATCGTCACTTGGCTAAAACTTATAACTTCGGAAACGGCATGAGTTTCGGGGATGGATTTGTGGAGGTATTACTTATATTAAAATCTTAATATATGTCTTTAAACATATCGAATTATCAAACACTTTGAACTTGCTTTGTTGAAATCTTACTAATAATCTTGGGCCACAATTTGTTGATTTCAATAATCATGTGACATTCAGGTTTTGGCTGCCACTCAAACACCGGGAGAAGCAGGAAAGAAGTGGTTCCAAGGAACAGCAGACGCGGTTCGCCAGTTTATATGGTTGTTTGAGGTAATAACTTGTCATATGCTTGTCGAACGTTTTTCATTCTACGTTTATAGTAATCTTTTGTGTTGATGTGGTTCTATACATTTAATGCAGGATGCCAAGAACAAGAATGTTGAAAACATTCTAATTCTTTCAGGAGACCATTTATACCGAATGGACTATATGGACTTTGTCCAGAAACATGTTGACACAAATGCTGATATAACGGTTTCTTGCATTCCCATGGATGATAGGTATATAAATCGTTCGATTTAGGTTGTATTATACGTCAAACAGTTTAAACAAATTTAAAATTATTGTAAGTTTATTTTTTAATCCATACAACTTTCAAAATTGTTTTTGTAATCTTAATTAACGcatgagttaaatgccattttagtccctgtggtttgggccattttgccagtttagtccaaatgtttcatttttcgcctgtgggcccaaaaaggtttcaccgttgccattttagtccattgggttaacttcatccattttttctgttaacgagaagggtaattcggtcattttatatggccgaattgcccttctagttaacagaattacatataaaatgaccgaattgtccttctcattggcagaaaaaatggatgaagttgacccagtggactaaaatggcaacgatgaaacttTTTTGGATCCACAGACGAAAAataaaatgaaacctttggactaaactggcaaaatggcccaaaccacagggactaaaatggcatttaactcttaacgcattatttatctataaaataCAATCTAAGTTTAGACAAAAAGTGTTTTCTGGTCAACTTGGCctaacccgttttgacccgttatCCAACCAGCCGACCTACTCATTGGCTAATTTCACTTGTTTTTTGCTTTGTAGCCGAGCATCGGACTATGGGCTAATGAAGATTGATGAAACCGGACGAATTGTCCATTTCGCTGAGAAACCAAAGGGCAACTTGCTAAAATCGATGGTGAATACTCATAAAACAGATCTCtcaaaattcttaaaaattcAAAGAGACCCATTTGGTAATTTGCTAAAGTCAAACCCGCCATGAGGTTTGACTTTGGATCATGAAAAAGCGGCACCTTTTGACTTTTTCATTGGTCACGCCACCActtttcttttttatttgttATACACTTAACTTTTtaatgtgtcattttcagcaaGTTGACACCACTCTTCTCGGGTTATCTGACTATGAAGCCTTACAAAACCCGTACATTGCATCGATGGGCGTTTATGTATTCAAAACCGACGTTTTGCTAGAACTTTTAAAATGGAAGTACCCTTCATGCAACGACTTCGGGTCTGAAATCATTCCTTATGCTGTTGCAGAACACAATGTTCAAGTGAGACTTTAACCTTctacttttgacttattttgGTCAAAGTTACGATGATATTATTTGGGATCTTTGTTTCGTTATCAGGCGTATCTGTTCAAAGATTATTGGGAGGACATCGGTACGATAAAGTCTTTCTTCGATGCCAACTTAGCGCTTACTGAACAGGTCAGTCGAACCATATCCAACCACGGTTTCTTGAAATCGTTGAATTGGAAATGACGTATTTACCCTTGTCACATGAACAGCCTCCAAAGTTTGACTTCAACGATCCAAAGACCCCGTTCTTCACATCTCCACGATTCTTGCCTCCTACAAAAGTCGAAAGATGCAGGGTATGCTACTCGTTGACCAAAAACATTAAATATGATTACAATTATATATAATCCGAGTAGTTATCATTTTCTGAATATAATCAAGCGTTTTTCAAACCCTTTGACCCATTTCCTTTAAAGCTAAATATCCTTTTTAACTTCTTGACCCATATAAGTAAACGGGTCGAAATTGTTGCCTCAACTAGTAACCTTTAATCTGTTCCGGGTTTTAATTATCTTTACATTTCACCTTTTTTTAACTAAACTTCTTCAGATTATCGATGCAATAATCTCTCATGGATGCTTCTTGCGAGAGTGTAGTGTCGAACACTCTGTGGTCGGTATACGTTCTCGTTTGGATCAAGGCGTGGAGCTAAAGGTGACATTTTTACTCTCAtgataaattacttatttacaTTGTTAAATGACATATTTACCCTCATgataaattacatatttaccctaTTTGACATTGTTTAATGACATATTTACCCTTTTTGACATTGTTAAATGACATATTTAACCTCATGATAAGTTACATATTTATGTTTTTCAACATTGttaaattacatatttaccctaTTTGACATTGTTTAATGACAAATTAACCCTCATGAcaatattacatatttacccttTTTGACATTATGATATTTCTAGCCTCATGATAAATCACATATTTGCCCTTTTCTACATTGTTAAATGACATTTCTACCCTCATGATGAATTACATATTTACCCTTTACGACATTGTTAAATGACATATTTACCCATGCCAGGATACCATGATGATGGGTGCAGACTACTACCAAACTGATTCAGAAATCGCGGCTCTAGTGGCAACCGGTCGAGTCCCGATCGGTGTCGGACCGAACACCAAAATAACGTAAGCATTCCTTCCCTCGCCTACGCTGGGACGTTTTTACCATCATAATCATATCTTTTCGTGTGTGTTTAGGAACTGCATAATCGATAAGAATGCGAAGATCGGGAAAGATGTGATCATTAAAAACAAAGATAACGTAGAAGAAGCGGACAGATCGGATGAAGGGTTTTATATAAGATCAGGGATAACAGTCATCATCAAGAACGCAACGATCAAAGATGGAACTGTTGTGTAATAACATGCATTTTCGTTTCGATGGAACTGTTAGCAGGTAGAAATACTCAGTCGTTTGTTTTGTAATAAATAAAGaaattatttataataaataaattatgtAATCTTATTTGTTTTGTTATATATGTTAGAAATAAATAACTTTCTGGTTCACACCCAGTTGGCGAGTCTTGGTTGTAGacttgggttgggttgggttgggttgggtcggGTCGTTGACTTTAACCACGAACAAACCAACAAAAGAGCCCATGAAATAGAATCAGGCCCACATTGGTGAGATTACACTAACGCTGTGTTTCGGGTTTAataaacaaaagaaaagaaaatgaattaAGGAGAGAAATGAAAAGGAGTTGAAAGGAAAGTTTTAATTAACTAACGTGTTTCCAAATTCGATGCCACCGGGATGCAAAAACCAGCCAAAGGAGTGGTAAATAACTTAGATTAAAACACAAATTTCTGGCATCTAGAGGCAtatgcaatgttttaaaaaccagtTTAAACTGGCCGGTTAAACCACCTTGTACACCCGGTTAAACCGTTTCAAAGCCAAATCTGATATGGTATAAAAACTGGATTTTAAAACATTGTGTACTTGACGACATGTTGAGTTAGATGTATCATATAATTTGTTATTAATGCAACGTTGTCGTAAACAATTCAACAACAATCATAGAAGAAcgttttttaaaagaaaaatataacAGTATTGTGCTCGTATTATTAAATGATAAAAAGAATTAAATGTTTGATTATTTAAAAAATAGTGAAATATATAAAAGGTGAGTAGGGTTCCTATGCAAAGTGTgttttttctacaaagtgtaggaaaCAATTTGGCATCCGATGAGTGTggttaatggttgagatcaagtTTGTGGAATTTTTGTAATAGTTGTGTGTCATTAATTAATTGTTATAATAGGATGGGAGTAGTTTGGTTATTTaacgtgttttaaatcaatcaaaTAACAATCATAAATAACACGCACCCCTACAATCTCTCATTTTCCCCCCTCTCTAAAACCCATTATCGAAAACCCTCTTTCATAACAAAAAGAGCTAGAATCATGGATCAAGATAACAAATTCGGATTGAAGTATAAGCGTAAGAGCCTATCTAAGTTGATTAATGTGTTCTACAACTCGAAAATTCTTGATCGGTTTGTTATTTGACAAGTTTTTTAATTAAAGGCAAAAGATTCAAAAACAACATCACATTGGAGGGTATGGAGACTATGATCAATAGGAACAAAAACCCTAAGAAACGTTCGATGTGAAACATGCGTCAATATTCTTTTCCGCAAATTTCTTTTGGTTGCTATACTAAACCAAAATAAATATTGACAAAAACCCCGCAGTGTAGCGCGTGTAGTCTTCCTAGTTTCCAACAAAGGGAAAATGCACATCGGAAGCTAGGTATTTCTCCCTTACAAAAATGCACCTCCATAATACGACAAATGGCGTACGTCAATGCGAGTGACTCATGGGACGACTATTTGAAAATGTCGGATAAGGTGTATCGCGATAGtctacattttctttttgtgAAGGTACACTTTCCATATTATTTTTTACCTAAAAACTATAGTATTGTTTATTATACCCTATATATGAATGAGTAGACGATTATAATTGTTGGTGTTGTGGCGTTATATGGCAAGCGTTACTTGAGACGACCAACCTTTAGTGACATACAAAGGATATTCCAAGTGCATGGTTTTTCTTTTTCCTGGAATGCTTAGTAGCCTTGAGTGTACAGATTGGGGTTGGGTCGCATGCCGAACTGGTTGGTGTGGTACACACCATCGTGGTGATCATGATGGGCCGACTTTGATCTTAGAGGCATTAGCGTCATACGATATATGGGTTTGGCAAGCATATTTTGGTTTGGCCGGGGCACTTAATAATATCAGTGTGATTGAACAATCACCTTTATTTGACGACGTTGTAAACGGCGTTACAACCGGGACTTCATTCTATGCGGATGACGTGGAATATGAGTATAAGTATTATCTTACAGACGGTATTTACCCCAAGTGGCCTGTGTTTGTAAAAGCATACTCTAGTCAACTAGACGACAAACGAGCATACTTCACCAAAAAATAGGGACCTgcaagaaaagatattgaacgtACCTTCGGTGTTTTCAAGAAAATATGAGGTATAATTGCTCAACTTGCTAGAATATGGGGCACACATAGGTTAAAGAATGTTATGTACATTTGCATTATTTTGCATAACTTGATTTTAGAAGATTCGGGAAAGGCGATTTGTTAATATTATTATCCCTATGACATGGAGTTACCGGAGTCCACTTTGAACTCGGAATAACGCTTAGCTATCTTTACGAAGTTACGTCGTCGCGAAACACATGACGCTCTACGTGCGGATCTGACTAATCATTTATGGTTAATCGTCCGTATCTAGACAATGAAAAGGAAGACGACAAgtaatttgtttgttttgtagTTTGTTATGttattctattttattttattttaaatatttaattaaataaaaaattattgAATAATGATTGTTAAACGATAGAGGTTTAGTTAATTGACAACACCTagttttttttgaacgacaaatttcttTTTAATTCCTGTTGTCTAtagacttgaacccaagaccccCCCTCCCAAAATGTTTAAAGGCTTTGTCTTTGCCAAtagaccaccaccccattggtaaaCAAGAAATTTAGTTAATGGAGATATGCTGAGTTCGCGCTGATGTGGCAACACTTTTTATTAGtgaattaattaatataatataatatgataAAGTATGATGTAACTATTAACTAGAATAGGGTGTATTTAAACTATGGTATGAGATCAAATACAAACTCTTGCTGATTATATATACATAACCGTTCtaattatgaaaatatatttgttttttttttaaattgatgtgttgattatatatgtatatttatagtTTATGTTAACAAACATGATCAACTAGATTATATTAATGTGTCGATTAGAATAAACCGAACCAACACAAACATGTTCGAAATTAACACAAACAATATTGAAACCAAAACATATAGTTTCAAAATTAGTACAGGTAAAATCAGCACAAAACAAGTTTGAAAGTAGCACTGACATAACCAGCACTATCAAAACCAACACAAATAGATTTAAGTGCTACTTCAGTTCCTTTTAAAAAtgtcatttaaaaaaatatagtaatattatactcatattaaagataaaaaaatgcttagttttatggtgtatttttttagaaaaataataaagtatataaaagttattttatatTTAAAGATATTGGTGGAACTAGTTGAAAATGTTAGCATAACATAATTTTAGTTTTaatctttttatttaattaaattaacataattactaaaatacccttaaaaACTATTAATTACCACAAGTATGTGAATCAATAACATCCACTGATTAAATATTTAGATGATCCAgatccgttctcacagtttttaaaattagaccatgtgtagtggtaatgtCCTTACCATTGGGTGTTTTGTGCCATGTGGTAATGGGGCATTATGaagcgtttttctaaaatgggtgtagtcgGCAATGGGGGCAAGCAAAACAAGAATGCATGTGATTGGTCAAAGAATTGGACGTTGGGCGTGGATTAAAGAGCATTGTAGACCAAATTTGGCTCAACGCCCAGGGGGGCGGTCATAGGGGCGTTATTTTGTAGAAAAACGCCCAAATTTTTGTTCACTACGAATGATCTTAGCATAGTTTGTACCGGATCTTAACtctttaaaatataactttatagATTTCCTAGGCCACTAAATAACTTGACTTGGGGTATTTCTCATATCACTTACTTTGTCACTACGTGTCTCAGGTAGGACTAGGAAATCTTTTATAACATTCACCGAAAAAATCTACCGAACTTTCACGAAGGGTATGTTTGATATGGAGCTTTTAGGAGCATCTagttttaagcttttaagaaaaggcttctactcaataaaaagtcttgtttggttgaaggagcttgaagtttttaggttaggagcttgaagcttttggttgaacgctcctactagtagcgtttaaaatgagctacaagcttttagggaaaaattgACTATTTTACcctctaaagataatgaacttcttagttatgtttttttagttatgtccattttggtcattttatacattttattaaaagctccagctactctgacaaacaccaaatatatttgaaaagctacagctactagcttccagccaccagctatcAGCCACCAGTCaacagctacttttgccaaacatacccgaAACCATCGGTTATCGGATGTACATGTAAAATCCGATAAAACCATCCCCTACCCAAAACCAAATTTGAATAACTTTCTTCGAACGACCATATAAGTTCACATCCACTGATTGATTGACTGCAAAGATGTAAACATATTTTGTAAATATTCTTttaaaaaaagttagaaaattatatataaagtaaattataagttttgtcctttatatttaCACCCTTTTGCAGGCGGTGTCGTTTAGCGTAAAAATTGACAAGTTTTGTTATTAAAGTTCCAAAATCTTGTCTGTTCTATCCTTTAGGCAAAATCCAGTTAGATTTCTtggttaaatatggtcatgtgccttgcacataagGACATTCTTGTCATTTCACATTTTTAGAGACTAttatgtaaaatatatatatatatatatatttatgaactattttataacaaacttaaaaaaaaactctCTTTCTTCTCTTCTCTCTCTCATTTGAAACCCCCCTCTCTCATTTCTCTCTCTAACTAGAAGTTGGCCACCActctttatggcggcttacgacGTCCCACCGCCttatcaccaccaccaccttaaAAATCCAACCACTCCTCAGCCTTTCCCACACCCCCGTCTTCTGAACAATAAATGATATGATATTCTCAAATTTCAAATCATCTTCTTTATTTctcaaaaaatttgaaaattcaaatCATCTTTGACTAGAATTTAATTAGCCTAGACTACCTCTATTGATAGATCCCTTTACACATTTCTCCTCAAAAGCTTAGGGTGGGAATTGGTTACCTATTTGGAATAGGTAAACTATTCACTCACCCAATCAGACAGTGCCATGTCAATTCACTTAAATTGTTTACCTAATGTTCAACAACGTTGGCGGTGGTTTACCTAATAgggtttaggtaaactatttcaaaaaaaaaaattatatgattGGTTGAGAAGGAATAGACCCCACCACACACCCATCTCTCTCCCTCCTTCCCTCCCTCTCCCCCAATCGGTAAAGCTTCACCGAAAATGCCCCCCATTTCGGTAACATTTGCTTTGTACCAAGGTTGGCGGTGGAGTGGGATTCGGTGCCGACCACTTTAT belongs to Helianthus annuus cultivar XRQ/B chromosome 5, HanXRQr2.0-SUNRISE, whole genome shotgun sequence and includes:
- the LOC110941458 gene encoding glucose-1-phosphate adenylyltransferase large subunit 1 — encoded protein: MDSCCVSFNPNMHVQKRPNFVENGFWGKKINSFCKVSRTESKRLKKVEVVRSVVKAPVDEEILRFESQFFDERKVEPKTVASIILGGGAGTRLFPLTNKRAKPAVPIGGCYRLIDVPMSNCINSGIRKIFILTQFNSFSLNRHLAKTYNFGNGMSFGDGFVEVLAATQTPGEAGKKWFQGTADAVRQFIWLFEDAKNKNVENILILSGDHLYRMDYMDFVQKHVDTNADITVSCIPMDDSRASDYGLMKIDETGRIVHFAEKPKGNLLKSMQVDTTLLGLSDYEALQNPYIASMGVYVFKTDVLLELLKWKYPSCNDFGSEIIPYAVAEHNVQAYLFKDYWEDIGTIKSFFDANLALTEQPPKFDFNDPKTPFFTSPRFLPPTKVERCRIIDAIISHGCFLRECSVEHSVVGIRSRLDQGVELKDTMMMGADYYQTDSEIAALVATGRVPIGVGPNTKITNCIIDKNAKIGKDVIIKNKDNVEEADRSDEGFYIRSGITVIIKNATIKDGTVV